The DNA segment tgatgccaagacaccctcagccttcttgacaattttatgtATTGCTAAATAAATAGGTTGACTGTCTTTATCGTTTGTGTACATTCAGTGTATTCTATGTTGTACttaattgaacaaaatatttatccGGCCCACCCTTGGCATTCTTTTAGCTATATCTGGCCCACTATGATAAAAGTTTGGTGACCCATAGCTTCCCAAAGTGGGAGTTTTCAACTTGCAGGTGGGTGATGGGCAAATTTCTAGAAAATGGTGGGCGATGTGAACATTTCGTGGGTGACAATGAATTTTTAGAAATCAAGTCTGCATTTACTGATATCTAAGCAAGCCTAGAATAAGGATGCACTTTTATCGATTTGACTACTTGTATTAAAAAAGTGGACTTATTTAtcgatgaaatatttttgttgcacaGTCATTGAGGTGGTCGTCATAtgagctaaaaatagcagccaaataggcctaggccttaaatcacgttttttttttggttttttttttgcataatggtAGTCCCTCAAAAAATTTCCGAAAACtccgaaaaataaaaaagttatgaggagtTACATGTTGTGTCTAATTCTGTGGTTTCATATCAAATCacaagtgctattttcaggatgttgacaaaattTGCAATcccgcacaaaatgacagctttgaaATCGTATttcttgactgggtgaaaatgatcaaactttaaacctctataacttttttaaaatgttttttctggaaaaagttgaAGAACCCCAGCAATTTAGCTTGGAAAGCTACATTAATATgccaaattttaacattttcaataaactttaatttttgaaatgctggcagccaaacgaaCTAGATCCGTATTTGCTCCAGTAAAGACGTGTCATCTGACTCTGCTCTATTGACTTCTCTTTGGGAATACCATACTACCTCTCTGACGCCGTCCACAGAAATTCGTTTTCACATTTTCACTTTACTGATGTTTCCAGTCAAGAGAATTTGTCGACAGTACAGTAGTGTTTGTTTCAATATATTCCTTCTCCTCAGAACTGTCGGTTACCAATCTTCCTTCTTTGCCATCAAACATTGACCAACGAAGCAATTAAACCTTCACGCTTGAAGTATCACTTTGTTGCAAAGCATTCTCACAAGAAGGACAAGCCGTTATCACACTTTTTGCAACTGAGCTCCTCTTTCAAAgagcaaacacaaacattcaacACGCTGCTCCAGGAAACTAGTAAACGGGACAATGACGGGTTGATTGCATTGCTTGTTGCAAAGTCTGGGAAGTCTCACACaattggagaaacattactttgccTGGTTATCAAAGAGGTTTTGTCAACCGTTATGCACGAATAACCCAATAACATTATGAAGAAGATCCCATTTAGTATTAACATGGTTTCTCAACACATTGATGAAATGGCTAACGGTGTCAAACATCAGCTCATTAATATCCTCCAGCATTCTGAATTTTCTATACAAGTGGATGAGTCAATTGTTGTGGACAATCAGTATTTGATGATGGTATATGTTCGATATTTCAGTGAAGACCTTCAGCCATTAACCAGCTTGGAAGAAGACCGTCGCAGAGAGGGAAGACCTTCAAAATTGGATGAAGATATTTTGAAGGCAAAAACcgaagaaaactcaaatatcacgactgaagaacttgcagaagagttGAAAGTTTCTAAAAGTACTACTCATGAGCACTTAGTGAAGCTAGGATACATTTCTTGCTATAATGTATGGGTCCCTCACAAACtctcagaaaagaattgcttgGACCGGTATTCCGTTTGCGGTGTGCTTTTGAAACAGAATGAAAGCATGCCTGTTTTGAAACAACTTGTGACTGAAGATGAAAAATGGACTGTGTACGAATGCATGGTGTGGAAAAGGGTCTCCCAAAACAATAACCAAAGATGACCATCCATGCCAAAAAAAGCTATGCTTTTTGTTTGGTGAGATCATAAAGGCCTCTCTTACAAAACCAGACCGTTAATTCTGATGTGTACTGTCGTCAGCTGGCTAATTTGAGCCAAAACATCAAAGAATTGAGGCCAGAGATTGCCAACAGGAAAGGAGTAGTGTCCCAACATGACTATGCCTGACCACATGTGTCTTGGGCTATTCGAACAAAGTTACATGAACCTGGCTGGCATCTCTTACCCCATCCACCACATTCTCCTGATATAGCGCCATCCAATTACCATTTGTTTTCGTCTTTACAGATCTCATTGCAAGGAAAAACATTCAACAATTTAGATGGAGTCAAAATGCATCTAGAtaacttttttcttcaaaaccaaattttgtgctgatggaatatttaaattgcctgAAAGAGGGTCAAaagtcattaataataatggaaattatttcaatgaataaaatttattgaaagggcAAATATTTATATCCCTTTTTTCATATtcagaactttccagacaacctgaTAGAAACAGacatgtgaatgtgtctgtgtatatttacaaatatgtgtaaAACGTGTGAGTGTGAGCGTATCTGCTGAATTCTCTCCTAATGTGCAGTCATCTGTAACTGATGATGGAATCTGCTACACAGCAGGGTGTGTGATAACAGATGTCTGCCACTAATAGGACATTAAATGACACTCACTCAccaacacacgtgtgtgtgtgtgtgtgcttatgtctatatatgtgttcatgtctACGAGTGGATAGCCATCCTTCTTAATTTTAACTTTCTTTGACAGTTTTCTTTTCCCTATCCTTTATGattttaatttatgttatatattgaaTGTCAACTATAACCAATCTCATTTGCGAGTTACAATCATTCTACCCTCTGTGAGTGTACCCACATACAACGAGCGAGAACAATGTGTCAGTCTATCTGGTGGGACAGCTATTTCTACACAAAGCACCTGAAGTGACTCGGCCTGCACCGATCGATGCAACGCAACTAGATGCACAATATCCTACCCCTAAGGGACAgctgcaggatgggtcgaaatgaTTGCCGCATTAAATAAAGATTCATACTAAATCCATTTTCTCAACAAACTCTGCAGGTTTCTTGATATAAATCCAATGAAAATTACATTGTAACTGTGGACGACATCAGCTAGCCCAAACGGTGAATGTGCTTTAAACATACTATTAGGCATATACCCAAAGTCaaataattacttttatatatatgtatatatgtgcataggagtggctgtgtggtaagaagcttgcttctggtaTAGCGTTTGTCAGTTGGATTGTGGATTCTGAGTGCAACACATGTTTTTTGGTTGTGTTGGCAGTGCAACGTTTTTCCTCTTGTTTAATGGAGGGGCGTTGGGTGAGGAGCTGTGAAGGCTTGAATTGTGCAGACTTTGTGTTGTCTGAGGAAGAGATAGTGGAGTGTTTGAAAAGAATTGATGAGAAAATGGGAGCAAAAAATGATGCTGCagtggcaaaaaaagaaaaattgaagatgTGAGTTTGGAAGAATTaagtaaattttcaaaaatgcttAAAAGTGAAGGTTTTCTCTCCCAAAGAAGTTCTAAAGgagaaacaagaaagaacaattatTTACAGGACATGTAGCAGCAAAAAGAATTGAAGTCCTGTTGATGGTGCAAGTTGAAAAGGAACTTAGATCAATGTGGCAAGGGATTTCCTACTTTGCCAGAGGAAAAAAGTTTGGAACGGTGGAGGTAGTGAGTGCCAGACTGCACTCAGCAACACCGCTGAGAACTGATGAAGTGGTACTTCTACCCATATACCTAGGGAGGCGTGCTTCCAGTATTAGGGTAGACTGGTAGCTGCCATACTGCTAGGCATGgaggagaaggtggtggtggttctgcCGGCCACCAGGACACCCCACAGGAACTGGCAAGTTGCAGCGGAAGAGATTGAAAATATGGTTGAGACCATCACGGTCGGACAGGCAATACTCAGAGTTAGAGTGGAAGGAAGGATCCTGCGGTGCTATAAATGTGGCCTGAAAAGTCACATTAGAGCAGATTTCCTTTAACACTCTTGAAGgataaagaaaaacaagagaatGAAAGGGAAACTGAGACTTCACCACCCATGGGAACCAGTACCAGcttcgaggaggaggaggaggaggaagtgaacaaggaaaagaatggatgggaagaaagaaaaagagtacacccccaccccacatctACCTGACTCCTACCACACCCACTCTTCCCCAACCACTCCTTACAGACACCAACCTTGCCATGCCCCACCTGACATAAAGACAAGCACAAGCACACAGGAGCCCCAAATTTCCCCCACCCTTTGCCAGGTAATGAAAAATATGTTATACTGTAcaatagagaaaatgaaaaacttCAGGAGATAAACccatggaatcatcatcatcatcatcatcgtttaacgtccgctttccatgctggcatgggttggacggttcaactggggtctgggaagccaggaggctgcgccaggcccagtctgatctggcagtgtttctacagagtGATAAAAGTGGACACAACAAGAGTGAAGGGGCTGCCTAGGTACATGCATTGTGTGATGGCAGACCCAGGGTGCCTTTCAAGATTAAAGGATTACGAGGAAGACTGTGACTATGAGTGGTGGGTCAAGAAAATGGAGACCAGCCCAATGCCAGAACAGGTAAGctgttttgatatttaaaaaaaatatataaacattttgtgtAAGAATGAAAACTAGTTATTGCAAACCGTGTTATAAATCGTGTTTTAAACCAGAGTCTGAGAAAAAAGTTGTATTATCAGGTTCAATGAAGACGCTCAGGGGTGGGGCTGAATGGCTTCATTCCATTTTTCCATTATATTCAGTTcatcttttccatttgtttttttttgtccccaccttctgctgtcccctctatgtaaggCCTTCATGACCAATtgcatgaaataaagaagcttgcttaccaaccacatggttctgggttcagtcccactgtgtggaaccctgggcaagtgtcttctactatagcctcaggccaaccaaagctttgtgagtggatttggtagatagaaattgaaagaagcccattgtggaATTcgttaaatgaatacatataggcattttgtttttaataaattgaAATCTTCCAGAGACACCACCATCCCAATCATATATGTTGTGAAATAACCACAAGCAAAggatctgggatcttttcggtttgaagggcagttttttctagcggtgtcatatgaaattgtcacccacaattatgaccctagtatcgatctattgcgtttcaatctgttttagggttagggttagggggaagggtatctttttttcttcacaaatgtaaataaacccaatctgtttcttaaacgagggacatattcatacggcactgaatgttttcacctcaatagacgtcattgattggttgaaatttcagaaattgaagaagaaaaaagacaacaaatatcttacaaactatagaattttctcaataaagccaagagaaaaagatgctttataaacacattctaccagtataagaagtttaaaagtgtttagttacgtggaaattattttaaaaaactgccggtcaaaccgaaaagatccgggatttgttttcctttttttcatccgaaaattttgaattaaatttattgCAATCTTCACTTTCGAAGGCGTATTTccatgaaatttcattaaaaaaaaaaaattattatctaaAAATtatctaggcgtaggagtggctgtgtggtaagtagcttgcttacgaaccacatggttctgggttcagtcccactgcatggcaccttctactgtagcctcgtgccaaccaaagccttgtgagtggatttggtagacggaaactgaaagaagcccgtcgtatctatgtatatatatatatatatatatatatatatatatatataggtatgtgtgtgtatatgtttgtgtgtctgtgtttgttccccccccccacatcgcttggtaactaatgctggtgtgtttacgtcaccgtaacttagcggttcggcaaaagagaccgatagaataagtactaggcttgcaaagaataagccctggggtcgatttgctcgactaagggtggtgctccagcatggccacagtcaaatgactggaacaaaagaGTAGAAACTTCTGTCAAAAGAGCATTACTGGGGCACTAAACTGTAGATGTGCCTTTCAAGTGACGGTCGATCATTTAGTGACGATAGTTAATTAATGATTCATTCTAGAcgattaattaattaaccaataTTATAAGTGTATTAGGGCTTGACACACAGGATTCCTTGTATTCTTaacatttcaaatgttttttttcttttaatttctatatgaatgattaagataaattttaaattatttgcaAATTAAAGGGAAACAActgttgttctgagttcaaattccgccgaggctgactttgcctttcatcctttcagggtcgataaattaaataccagttgcggactggggtcgatgtaatcgacttcatacctatgcctgtccttgtttgtcccttctgtgtttagccccttgtgggtagtaaagaaataggtatttataccATCAATCCCTAAAGGATACacggcaaagtagacctcagcggagtttgaactcaaaacgtagagaAACACCCCTAAATATTTCGTGCAAcctgctaacaatcctgccaccttaataataataataataatgataacaggagCACAAAACTTCGGCAACGATTAACcggagataatttttaaaataagaatatctgaaataaaaaatcCTTCAATGAATCTCATGAaaccttttggttttctcttctcttaaattctgGTCTTCCGTTAGTaatcctgggtttgatttgctcggctaaaggtggtgctccagcatggccacagtcaaatgattgaatcaagtaaaagcaaaaatacatatatatatatacatatacatatatatatatatacatacatatatatacatacatatatatacatacatatatatatacatatatatacatatacatatatatacatatacatacatatatatattatatatatatatatatatatatacatatatatatatacacatatatatatacatatatatatatacacatatatatatataacatatatatatatacatatatatatatacatatatatatatacatataatatacatatacatatatatatacacatatatatatacatatatatatacatattatatatacatataatatatatatatatatataatatatatacatatatatatatatatatatattatatatatatatatatattatatatatatatacacacacacatatatatatatagaaaccacAAAAAGTCAGCAACAGGATGTATGAAAGGTGAATATATTTAAGCCCTCGTCATCCtttgtggttaaataaatatatccacTTCTCATGCCGCTTGACCTGATATCTTCTATATTTT comes from the Octopus sinensis linkage group LG26, ASM634580v1, whole genome shotgun sequence genome and includes:
- the LOC118768056 gene encoding histone-lysine N-methyltransferase SETMAR-like, translating into MKKIPFSINMVSQHIDEMANGVKHQLINILQHSEFSIQVDESIVVDNQYLMMVYVRYFSEDLQPLTSLEEDRRREGRPSKLDEDILKAKTEENSNITTEELAEELKVSKSTTHEHLVKLGYISCYNVWVPHKLSEKNCLDRYSVCGVLLKQNESMPVLKQLVTEDEKWTVYECMVWKRVSQNNNQR